One Diospyros lotus cultivar Yz01 chromosome 1, ASM1463336v1, whole genome shotgun sequence genomic window carries:
- the LOC127801417 gene encoding protein NETWORKED 4A, with amino-acid sequence MASLLVKSNKNMRRTESKKSHSWWWDSHISPKNSKWLAENLEEMDQSVKRMLKLIEEDADSFAKKAEMYYQKRPELISHVEELYRMYCSLAERYDHVTGELRKNIPSDLQSQGSGISDVGSEPASILPSPDQRLSRRKSGPRAAGFDFFLGSGGSNSDLCNKEGDDSSTLDSETESDDSSINSVNNYSVTSGNSEGQGLRRKIVELEVELRDMKEKLRIQQEQNTADSSRRSRNGNSEGLLARIAGYEEEMRDARDKIRLYEEETARLKMELQSYRSGDAINNLQGGAGVTGKDVSFGANLELESKQARELGETKDGLKIEVSDPELRIQRLGEELKITKEKLQGSERESANLRHELENSRSSVRRLQDQLGLAQKDNATLKAKVEREHREVSKLQDRISRYKNNLSERDQEIRILRETISNANQSLSEENTRLQAGISKLLKERTYLEDNIKEWELRCQFLEEEVRRVKAGKVEMEEFLQAEIQQLRVSFKLELDTLIAARAELNTRITTLNTEISSRDGQIEHMDKHLKQLHMEHVELIAGAENAQTLSADLRSKVKELEEEVERQRDVIREGAEEKREAIRQLCFSLEHYRDGYHQLRQAFVGHKRHPVLAT; translated from the coding sequence AGATGGACCAGAGTGTCAAACGGATGTTGAAACTTATTGAAGAGGATGCCGATTCATTTGCTAAAAAGGCTGAAATGTATTATCAAAAGAGGCCTGAATTGATCTCTCATGTTGAAGAATTATACCGCATGTACTGCTCACTTGCTGAGCGTTATGATCATGTCACTGGAGAACTACGGAAGAATATTCCCTCAGATCTCCAATCCCAGGGCTCAGGCATCTCTGATGTTGGTTCTGAGCCAGCCTCCATATTGCCTTCTCCTGATCAAAGGCTTAGTCGCCGTAAATCTGGCCCTCGAGCTGctggttttgattttttccttGGTTCCGGCGGAAGTAACTCAGATTTATGCAACAAGGAAGGAGATGACTCCTCTACTTTGGATTCTGAGACAGAATCAGATGATTCCTCCATAAACTCCGTAAACAATTACTCTGTCACATCAGGCAACAGCGAGGGGCAAGGGTTGCGGAGGAAAATTGTTGAATTGGAGGTTGAGCTCCGTGACATGAAAGAGAAGCTCCGTATTCAACAGGAGCAGAATACAGCTGATTCTTCAAGACGAAGTAGAAATGGAAATTCTGAAGGTCTACTTGCTAGAATTGCCGGATATGAGGAAGAGATGAGGGATGCAAGAGATAAAATCCGTCTTTACGAAGAAGAGACTGCCAGATTGAAGATGGAGCTCCAGAGTTATAGGTCCGGCGATGCCATAAACAATTTGCAAGGCGGTGCTGGAGTAACAGGGAAGGATGTCTCTTTTGGAGCCAATTTGGAACTGGAGAGTAAGCAGGCAAGAGAACTTGGGGAAACAAAGGATGGCTTGAAAATAGAAGTTTCTGACCCTGAATTACGAATTCAGAGACTAGGGGAAGAGCTGAAGATCACAAAAGAAAAGCTTCAGggttcagagagagagagtgcaaaTCTGAGACATGAACTTGAGAATAGCAGGTCCTCTGTTCGACGTTTGCAGGATCAACTTGGGTTGGCTCAGAAAGATAATGCTACATTGAAAGCCAAGGTTGAGAGAGAGCATAGAGAAGTCTCCAAGCTGCAGGATAGAATTTCAAGGTACAAAAACAATTTGTCAGAACGTGATCAAGAGATCAGAATATTGAGAGAAACCATTTCCAATGCCAACCAGAGCTTGTCTGAAGAAAACACACGGCTTCAGGCTGGAATTTCTAAATTGTTGAAGGAACGAACTTATCTGGAGGATAATATCAAAGAATGGGAACTGCGTTGCCAATTTCTAGAGGAGGAGGTCAGGCGAGTCAAGGCTGGAAAAGTAGAGATGGAAGAATTTCTTCAGGCTGAAATACAGCAGTTAAGGGTTTCATTTAAATTGGAGCTTGATACCCTGATAGCCGCGAGAGCAGAGCTAAATACAAGAATTACCACACTCAATACTGAAATAAGCTCGAGGGACGGTCAGATTGAACATATGGACAAGCATTTGAAGCAACTACATATGGAGCATGTCGAGTTGATTGCTGGAGCCGAAAATGCACAGACACTTTCGGCAGACCTGAGATCAAAAGTTAAAGAACTGGAGGAGGAGGTTGAGAGGCAAAGAGATGTGATACGGGAAGGGGCGGAAGAGAAACGGGAAGCAATAAGGCAACTGTGTTTCTCTCTGGAGCACTACAGAGATGGGTATCACCAGCTCCGGCAGGCGTTTGTTGGGCACAAGCGGCATCCAGTGTTGGCTACCTAA